GTTATAATGCAGATAAAATAAGATTTAAATTCAGATTAAGCTTCAGAATGTTTCGATCCACATGGACGGCCGGTCCCTGCACTGCAAAGGAGGTCGCGATGGTCGCATTGTTATCTGAATTGCGAGCTGTTACCAAGCTTAATTTTTAACCCTCTTCGACATGTTCTCCCGAAAAGTCCCtattggtttctgtttctttcaaGCAAATGACAATAATTTTCCGCTAGTTTTCCTAAAGTCATGTGTGTTATTCTTTGGATAGAAAGCTGGAACCTTCCGTAAATGCCTTCGAACTTCGCCCTTTCAATCCatccaattttccaccgcctTTTCCATACGAGCTTTCGTGATCAGCTCCGGCGTTGGGGGACGCACTATCTCTCCGGGCGGGTGCAACACCAGATGGCAGTAGATTGGAATCTAGGATCCGGGGCAGAATGTGTTAAGACAACCGTTCCACTTTAAGCCAAGCTACTACGGTGCTACTTACATACAGTAACGAGAGATCGAAAACGGGATGCTCGGCCGGCCGAGGACGCACCGGAAGGGCGAAGTGTCTCCCGATGATCGGTTCCTGCAGCGGTTTCCCAATCTGGCTCAGCGTGGCCAGATACTTGAGCTGCACCGTCCGAGCCCTGCGGGCGTCTTCTGAGGACATTC
The window above is part of the Anopheles cruzii unplaced genomic scaffold, idAnoCruzAS_RS32_06 scaffold01839_ctg1, whole genome shotgun sequence genome. Proteins encoded here:
- the LOC128276643 gene encoding WD repeat-containing protein on Y chromosome is translated as MSSEDARRARTVQLKYLATLSQIGKPLQEPIIGRHFALPVRPRPAEHPVFDLSLLYIPIYCHLVLHPPGEIVRPPTPELITKARMEKAVENWMD